The DNA window CGGGGATCGACACCTCGCTCGTCTACCACGCTCCCCTGCTCCCGTTCCTGCCGGGTCGGTTCACAAGGAGCTGAGGGATCACCCCGAGGGGCGTCGGTGGCCGCACCTAGGCTGGTCCGCGACCCTCAGGCATCAGCATCGGAGCACGACATGGCGAAACGCACCGGAACGACCGCACCACGACTCGATCCGGTCCGGCTCATCGGGCTGACGGATGGTGAGGAACGCGACCTCGAGGCGCACGACGCCGTCGAGGGGCTGCGATTCGCCGACCTCGACCTGTCGCACCGCGACCTCTCGGGCATCACGATCTCGGAGTCGTCGCTCTCGGGGATCACCGCCGATCAGACGGACTTCCGTGCGGCGTCGTTCCTCGACACCCGACTCGAGCGCTGGGACGCGCCCATCCTGTTGGCTCCGAGGAGTCGGCTGCGCGACGTGGAGCTCGACGGCTCGCGGGTCGGGTCGGCGGACTGCTACGACGCGAACTGGCAGTCCGTGCGCGTCAGCGGGTGCAAGCTCGGCTTCGTCAACCTGCGCGGCGCGGTGCTGCAGGACGTCCTCTTCGAGGGCTGCACCATCGACGAGCTCGACCTCGCGGATGCGACGGCCACCCGGGTCCGGTTCGTCGACTGCACGCTGAACAGCCTCGACGTCACCCGGGCCAAGCTCGCCGACGTCGACCTCCGCACCCTCGAGCTGCGGCGGATCGCCGGGGTCGAGCATCTCCGGGGCGCGACGATGACCCCGTTCCAGGTCGGCGAGCTCGCCGCGATGTTCGCCGAGCAGTTCGGCATCCGAGTCGAGGACTGACCTCCCGGGTTGCGCCAGCGCGGTGCGCTGACGTCACCGCGGGTCTGTCGCGTGAGCGCGGGTCTCCGGAGACCCGCGCTCACGCGCGTGCCTCGCGCCCGCGCCGGTTCCCCCGCGCTCGCGTCAGCGCATCGCGCTGGCGCCCGATGACCCGCGCTCACGCCGCCGCACCGCGCTGACACCCGGCCCATCAGCACCGGTTACCGGGGCAGGCGGACCCCGATGCGCTCCAGGTGCGCGTTCGTGAAGGTGCCGGCGGGATCCAACCGCTCGAACAGGTCCCGGGCGTCGGCGAGCCGCGGCACGACCTCGGCGATGCGCTCGGCGGTCAGGAGGTTGAGCTTGCCCCAATGCGGTCGGGCGCCGAACGGCGCGAGTGCCTCCTCGATCGCGGGCAGCACAGCCCGCACCTCCT is part of the Plantibacter sp. Leaf314 genome and encodes:
- a CDS encoding pentapeptide repeat-containing protein — its product is MAKRTGTTAPRLDPVRLIGLTDGEERDLEAHDAVEGLRFADLDLSHRDLSGITISESSLSGITADQTDFRAASFLDTRLERWDAPILLAPRSRLRDVELDGSRVGSADCYDANWQSVRVSGCKLGFVNLRGAVLQDVLFEGCTIDELDLADATATRVRFVDCTLNSLDVTRAKLADVDLRTLELRRIAGVEHLRGATMTPFQVGELAAMFAEQFGIRVED